A genomic window from Klebsiella quasipneumoniae subsp. quasipneumoniae includes:
- a CDS encoding 4-hydroxyphenylacetate 3-monooxygenase reductase subunit → MQLDEQRLRFRDAMASLSAAVNVVTTAGEAGRCGITATAVCSVTDTPPSVMVCINANSAMNPVFQGNGKLCINVLNHEQEIMARHFAGMTGVTMEERFALSGWQQGALGQPVLKGSLASLEGEISQVQTIGTHLVYLVEIRNITLSQQGHGLIYFKRRFHPVMMEMEVAV, encoded by the coding sequence ATGCAATTAGATGAACAACGCCTGCGTTTTCGCGATGCCATGGCCAGCCTGTCGGCGGCGGTTAACGTGGTCACCACCGCAGGCGAAGCCGGCCGCTGCGGGATTACCGCCACGGCGGTGTGCTCGGTGACGGATACGCCGCCCTCGGTGATGGTGTGTATCAACGCCAACAGCGCGATGAACCCGGTGTTTCAGGGCAACGGCAAGTTGTGCATCAACGTGCTGAACCATGAACAGGAAATCATGGCCCGTCATTTCGCCGGGATGACCGGGGTGACGATGGAAGAGCGTTTTGCCCTCAGCGGCTGGCAGCAGGGCGCGCTCGGGCAGCCGGTGCTGAAGGGGTCGCTGGCCAGTCTCGAGGGGGAGATTAGCCAGGTACAAACCATCGGCACCCACTTGGTCTATCTGGTAGAAATCAGGAATATAACCCTGAGCCAGCAGGGCCACGGGCTGATCTACTTTAAGCGCCGCTTCCACCCGGTAATGATGGAAATGGAAGTCGCAGTGTAA